One region of Deferrivibrio essentukiensis genomic DNA includes:
- the yedF gene encoding sulfurtransferase-like selenium metabolism protein YedF yields the protein MIVDAKGKPCPTPVIMTKKALESISEGIVTVLVDSFTSKENVLKFAASQGLTSEVLEKDGIFEITIAKGYTCELTSNNTEKKVSQNIVLYVGSNAIGNGDCYLGEKLMDGFISNIKNMDVLPTSIIFVNSGVYLTTLNANTIDELKKLEGVEILSCGTCLEHFELVQKLQVGEITDGYNVMKRLFEADKVIRL from the coding sequence ATGATTGTAGATGCAAAAGGGAAACCTTGTCCTACCCCGGTTATTATGACCAAAAAAGCTTTGGAGTCAATTTCTGAAGGTATTGTCACTGTACTTGTGGATAGTTTCACTTCTAAAGAGAATGTGTTGAAATTTGCTGCAAGCCAAGGCTTGACATCTGAAGTGCTGGAGAAAGATGGTATTTTTGAAATAACTATTGCCAAGGGTTATACTTGTGAGTTGACAAGCAATAATACCGAAAAAAAAGTGTCACAGAATATTGTTTTATATGTTGGAAGTAATGCAATCGGTAATGGAGATTGTTATCTCGGCGAAAAGCTGATGGACGGCTTCATTTCCAATATAAAGAACATGGATGTATTGCCTACAAGTATAATATTTGTAAATTCAGGTGTTTACTTGACTACACTTAATGCAAATACCATTGATGAATTGAAAAAGCTTGAAGGGGTAGAGATATTAAGCTGTGGGACTTGTCTTGAGCATTTTGAGCTTGTTCAAAAGCTGCAAGTTGGTGAAATAACAGATGGCTATAATGTTATGAAAAGACTTTTTGAGGCGGACAAGGTTATTAGATTATGA
- a CDS encoding aminotransferase class I/II-fold pyridoxal phosphate-dependent enzyme, whose protein sequence is MNPIALELNELIKKENPKVYEMLSELGKNLFMPKGILTQSAEAKEKAHKFNATIGTATENGKPMYLDCIYEGLKTYDPKDLFPYAPATGKPELRAKWKEKMLKENPSMQGKYISTPIVTNALTHGLSIVADLFLDSGDYVVMPDMFWGNYRLTFSVRRGAEISTFNTFTEDGKFDVDAMLAKVKECSTLKDKIVIILNFPNNPAGYMPTLDEGEKIAKGLIDIANAGTKLVVVTDDAYFGLFYEDSMTESIFGYLAGQSDNLLAVKLDGATKEEYVWGFRVGFITFGSTNNTPQANLLSALEKKVAGLIRGTISNCPHPSQTFVLKALEHPNFYADKLKKYEIMKARGLKVKEVLNNTDYSDEFTYYPFNSGYFMCLKLKNVDAEKLRVHLLDKYGVGTISVNKTDLRIAFSCIEVEQVQELFDIIYKGCKDLA, encoded by the coding sequence ATGAACCCAATCGCTTTGGAGCTCAATGAGCTTATTAAAAAGGAAAATCCAAAAGTATATGAAATGCTTTCCGAGCTTGGTAAGAATTTATTTATGCCAAAAGGGATTTTGACTCAGTCTGCAGAGGCTAAAGAGAAAGCCCATAAGTTTAATGCCACAATAGGTACTGCTACAGAAAACGGAAAACCGATGTATCTTGATTGTATTTATGAAGGACTTAAGACATACGATCCTAAAGATCTTTTTCCATATGCACCGGCTACGGGAAAGCCTGAGCTTCGAGCAAAGTGGAAGGAGAAAATGTTAAAAGAAAACCCCTCTATGCAGGGTAAATATATAAGCACGCCAATAGTAACAAATGCATTAACTCACGGACTTAGTATTGTTGCAGATTTATTTTTGGACAGCGGAGATTACGTGGTTATGCCTGATATGTTTTGGGGGAACTACAGGTTGACATTTTCCGTTAGAAGAGGGGCAGAAATAAGCACTTTTAATACTTTTACTGAAGATGGAAAATTTGATGTGGATGCAATGCTTGCAAAAGTCAAGGAGTGCAGCACATTGAAAGATAAAATTGTTATTATATTGAACTTTCCAAATAACCCAGCAGGCTATATGCCTACATTAGATGAAGGGGAAAAGATTGCTAAAGGGTTAATTGATATAGCAAATGCAGGGACAAAGCTTGTAGTTGTGACTGATGATGCTTATTTTGGGCTTTTTTATGAAGACAGTATGACAGAATCAATTTTCGGTTATCTTGCAGGACAAAGTGATAATCTGCTCGCTGTCAAGCTTGACGGTGCTACCAAGGAAGAATATGTATGGGGATTTAGAGTAGGATTTATCACTTTTGGTTCTACAAATAACACTCCACAGGCAAATCTTTTGTCTGCTCTTGAGAAAAAGGTTGCAGGCCTTATCAGAGGGACTATTTCAAACTGTCCTCATCCATCTCAAACATTTGTATTAAAGGCTTTGGAGCATCCTAACTTTTATGCTGACAAGCTGAAAAAGTATGAAATAATGAAGGCAAGAGGTTTGAAGGTAAAAGAGGTTTTAAACAATACCGATTATTCGGATGAGTTTACCTACTACCCTTTTAACTCTGGCTACTTTATGTGTTTAAAACTGAAAAATGTAGACGCTGAAAAGTTAAGGGTGCATCTGCTCGATAAGTATGGAGTAGGTACTATTTCTGTGAATAAGACCGACTTGAGAATAGCATTTTCTTGTATAGAGGTCGAACAGGTGCAAGAGCTTTTTGATATAATTTATAAAGGTTGTAAAGACTTAGCATAG
- a CDS encoding ferritin family protein: MAERLLEALKLAYEAEKEGLRSYLKYAKQTKVGVGKDMFIQLAADEIDHMELIENFKDKILAGQPIESVEVPKGRLSKFMPNVNDASLQPVDKGELGDEEALKIALEHEKKAMEFYKKESANTTDPKVKEFFEKLADVESKHYNIIEAELNFIKKDGFWFDTKEFSLEM; the protein is encoded by the coding sequence ATGGCTGAAAGATTACTGGAAGCATTAAAACTTGCTTATGAAGCAGAAAAAGAAGGATTAAGGAGCTATTTAAAATACGCTAAGCAGACCAAAGTAGGCGTTGGAAAGGATATGTTTATTCAGCTGGCGGCTGATGAAATTGATCACATGGAACTTATCGAAAATTTTAAAGATAAAATTTTAGCCGGACAGCCGATTGAATCAGTTGAAGTCCCTAAGGGGAGACTTTCCAAATTTATGCCTAATGTCAACGATGCAAGCTTACAGCCTGTAGACAAAGGTGAGTTAGGTGATGAAGAAGCTTTGAAGATTGCCCTTGAGCATGAGAAAAAAGCTATGGAATTTTACAAGAAGGAATCAGCAAATACGACAGATCCTAAAGTAAAAGAATTTTTTGAAAAATTGGCAGATGTCGAATCCAAACACTATAATATCATTGAAGCAGAATTAAACTTTATAAAAAAAGACGGATTCTGGTTTGATACAAAGGAATTTTCATTAGAAATGTAA
- the lpxK gene encoding tetraacyldisaccharide 4'-kinase, which yields MIISIGNISLGGTGKTPFVILIGKYFLEKGERVCVLSRGYKGKLKYDTNIISDGNRFYFTPPMAADEPYLIAKNLKNAVIITGKDRNKGYILAKEKFACNTFILDDGYQHRKMQRDVDILLLDYQNSVSTGLIFPFGYLREFPSSIKRADIIVFTKTNGGKTIPEKVKGYVKGKPIFFSDYRFTSIVSKSEEIPLKHINGEKVLTFSGIAKNKHFFHMLKSVGADIENTFSFRDHHVYTEKELLSILESAKEKDVKYIITTEKDYVKIPDNLKEQFYYAKIEIVLNDKKKFFEAIENTYKKKRP from the coding sequence ATGATAATTTCAATCGGGAATATATCACTTGGAGGCACAGGGAAAACCCCTTTTGTAATCTTGATTGGAAAATATTTTCTTGAGAAAGGGGAACGGGTTTGTGTATTATCAAGAGGTTATAAAGGTAAGCTTAAATATGATACAAATATTATTTCAGACGGCAATAGGTTTTATTTTACCCCTCCAATGGCAGCTGACGAGCCATATCTCATTGCTAAAAATCTAAAAAATGCTGTGATTATAACGGGGAAAGACAGGAATAAAGGGTATATTCTGGCTAAAGAAAAGTTTGCTTGCAATACATTTATCCTTGATGACGGTTATCAGCATAGAAAAATGCAAAGGGATGTAGACATTTTACTTTTAGACTATCAAAATTCTGTCTCAACGGGGCTTATATTCCCTTTTGGATATTTGAGGGAGTTTCCATCTTCTATCAAAAGGGCAGACATAATTGTTTTTACTAAAACAAATGGTGGCAAAACGATTCCTGAAAAGGTCAAGGGGTATGTTAAGGGGAAACCGATATTTTTCTCTGACTACAGATTTACTTCTATCGTCAGTAAAAGTGAAGAAATACCTCTAAAACATATAAATGGTGAGAAGGTATTGACATTTAGTGGTATTGCAAAAAACAAGCACTTCTTTCATATGCTAAAAAGTGTAGGTGCAGATATAGAAAATACATTCTCTTTTCGAGACCATCATGTTTACACAGAAAAAGAATTGCTTAGCATACTTGAAAGCGCAAAAGAAAAAGATGTAAAATATATTATTACTACCGAAAAAGATTATGTAAAAATACCGGATAATTTAAAAGAACAGTTTTACTATGCTAAGATAGAGATTGTGTTAAACGATAAAAAGAAATTTTTTGAGGCTATTGAAAATACATATAAAAAAAAGCGGCCCTGA
- a CDS encoding MFS transporter has protein sequence MFIMLMLLTIASFTGLQGWMTLFNNFAVEKANFDGFNMGFTQSIREIPGFLALLVVYILILIREDRLAVLSIFTLGVGIFLTGFFPSFLGIVFTTLIMSFGFHYYETVNQSLTLQYFEKSKSPLVFGRLRSIAAVTSILTGIVVYFLTKYFDYKTSYMILGSFVMFIAFVTFFMDPTDKSKPVQTKKMILRKKYWLFYLLTFLAGARRQIFTAFSVFLLVKKFEFSIQSVALLFFVNNFINFLISPLIGKAVNTFGERKVLSLEYFSLIFIFLTYAFTPNKYVAAFVYILDHVFFNFSMAIKTFFQKIAEEKDIASSMAVGFTINHIAAVVLPVLGGMLWLINYKIPFIAGAFLSFTSLLAVQFIKRYENL, from the coding sequence ATGTTTATAATGCTTATGCTGTTGACTATTGCATCATTTACCGGTTTGCAGGGGTGGATGACGCTTTTTAATAATTTTGCAGTGGAAAAGGCAAACTTTGATGGCTTCAATATGGGCTTTACCCAATCTATTAGGGAGATACCTGGTTTTTTAGCCCTTTTGGTAGTTTATATTTTAATTTTAATAAGGGAGGATAGGCTTGCCGTTTTATCAATTTTTACATTAGGAGTAGGCATCTTCTTAACAGGTTTCTTCCCGAGTTTTTTGGGGATTGTTTTTACAACCCTTATTATGTCATTTGGTTTTCACTATTATGAAACGGTTAATCAATCTTTGACATTGCAGTATTTTGAAAAATCTAAATCACCTCTTGTCTTTGGTCGATTAAGGTCGATAGCTGCCGTTACAAGTATATTGACAGGTATTGTGGTGTATTTTTTGACAAAATATTTTGATTATAAAACATCTTATATGATTTTAGGCAGCTTTGTCATGTTTATTGCATTTGTTACATTTTTTATGGACCCCACGGATAAGAGTAAACCTGTCCAAACAAAGAAAATGATTTTAAGAAAAAAGTATTGGCTCTTTTACTTGCTGACATTTTTGGCCGGTGCGAGAAGACAGATATTTACAGCATTTTCGGTTTTTTTGTTGGTAAAAAAATTTGAGTTTTCAATACAGAGCGTAGCGTTACTATTTTTTGTTAATAACTTTATTAACTTTCTCATAAGCCCTTTAATAGGCAAAGCGGTTAACACGTTTGGAGAGAGGAAAGTCCTTTCCCTTGAATATTTCAGTCTTATATTCATATTTTTGACTTATGCATTCACTCCAAATAAATATGTAGCTGCCTTTGTGTATATACTTGATCACGTATTTTTTAACTTTTCTATGGCTATAAAAACGTTTTTTCAGAAAATAGCCGAAGAAAAAGACATTGCATCAAGTATGGCGGTCGGCTTCACTATTAATCATATTGCAGCAGTAGTTTTACCTGTGTTAGGCGGAATGCTTTGGCTTATTAATTATAAAATACCTTTTATAGCAGGGGCATTTTTAAGTTTTACATCCCTACTTGCTGTCCAATTTATCAAGAGGTATGAAAATTTATGA